In the Streptomyces coeruleoprunus genome, TCGTCCGGATCGCCCCCGGCATCGCGGCCGGCGGCCACACCAAGATCCGCACCGGCACCGCGGACCAGAAGTTCGGGCTGTCCGTCACCGACGGCTCGGCCCAGCACGCCGTCGCCCGGATCCTGCACCAGCCAGGCCTTGAACTCGTCGGCCTGCACTGCCACCTCGGCTCCCAGATCACCGCCGTCCGGCCCTACCTGGCGGCGGTGCGCCGCCTCGTGGGCCTCATGGCACGGATCCGGGAACAGCACGGGACGACCCTCACGCAACTGGACCTGGGCGGCGGCCACGGCATCGCCTACCGCCCGGGCGACGACGCCCTGGACGTCCCCGCCCTCGCCCGGGCGATCCGGGCCGAGCTGGCGGACAGCTGCGCGGCGGCCGGGATCCCCGTACCCCGGCTCACCGTCGAGCCGGGCCGCGCCGTCGTCGGACCTGCGGGCATCGCCCTCTACCGGGTCCTCGCCGTCAAACGCACCGAAGGCACCACCTTCGTGGCGGTCGACGGCGGCATGAGCGACAACCCCCGCCCCGCCCTGTACGGCGTCCGCTACGCGCCCCGGCTCATCGGCCGGCCCTCGACCGCCGCCACCGCGACCGTGACGGTCGTGGGCCGCCACTGCGAGGCCGGCGACATCCTCGCGTCCGACGTCGAACTCCCCGGCGACGTCCACCCGGGCGACCTCCTCGCCGTCCCCGTGGCGGGGGCCTACCACCTGTCCATGGCATCGGGCTACAACCTGGTCGGCCGCCCCCCGGTGGTCGCCGTCACCCAGGCCCGCCCCCGCCTCCTCGTACGCCGGGAGTCCCCCGACGACGTACGCCGCCGCGACATCGGCCTGTAGGGCTTCCACCTCGTGGGCCGAGCGGCGGCCCGGCGGACACGCGCCGCCGCACCGGCGTCTCAACGACCCTGCAGTGCCTTGACGTTGTCGCCGAACGTCCAGTTCCGGGAGCCGTCCCAGTTGATCGACCAGGTCATCAGGCCCTTCAGGCGGCCGCCGTAGGTGTTCCAGGCCTGGGCGACGGTGCCGGGCTGCATGTGGCCGCCTCCGGCGCCGGGCTGGGCGGGCAGGCCGGGGACCTGTTTGTCGTACGGGACCCGGACGGTGGTTCCCTGGACGACGAGGCCCCGGTCGAGGCAGTCGGTCTGGGCCGTGAAGCCCGCGACCGTGCCGGCCGCGTAGGAGTCGCCGGAGCACCCGTACATGCTGCCGTTGTAGTACTGCATGTTCAGCCACCACAGGCGGCCGTTGTCCGCGTACTTCTTCACGATGGGCAGGTACGCGCCCCAGATGGAGCCGTAGGTGACGCTGCCGCCGGTGACGTACGCCGTCTCGGGCGCCATGGTGAGGCCGAAGCCGGGAGGCATGCGCTCCAGGATCCCGTCGATGATGTGGACGAGGTTGGCTTGGGAGGGGGAGAGCCGGTTGATGTTCCCGCTGCCGACGAGGCCGGTCTCGATGTCGATGTCGATGCCGTCGAAGTGGTGCTCCTGGAGGATCGGCACGATCGTGGCGATGAAGCGGTCCGCGACGGCGCGGGAGTTGAGGTCGATCCCGGCGGTGGCTCCGCCGATCGACAGCAGCACGGTGAGTCCGGCGGCCTTGGCCTCGCACATCTCGGCCGGCGTGGGCACCTTCACGGTGGTGTCCATCCCGTCCTCCCAGAGGGCCGTGCCGTCCGAGCGGATGACGGGGAAGGCGGCGGTGACGACGTTGTAGCCGTGCTGCCGGATGCGCGGATCGGTGATCGGGGTCCAGCCGAAGGGCGGGTGCACGCCGTTGGCGGCGCCGTCCCAGTTCTCCCAGTAGCCCTGGAGCACCTTGCCGGTGGGCCTCGGCTTGAGGGCGCAGGTCGCGGCGGCCGGGGATTCCTGGGCGGCCGCCGTCGAGGCCGCCGAGGCGCCGCCCGCCAAGTGGAGGAGGCCTGCCAGTGCCAGGCCGGTTCCCAGAAGCGTTCTTCCGTGACGGGGCATTCCGCTGCTCCTTCCGGGGGACGGAAGTTCAGCGTCTTCTGGTCCAGACCTGCCGTCAAGAGGTCTGGACCAGAAGGAGTACCGCTCGGAAGGATCAGAAGGACTGGAGCAGCTGCGTGAGTTCGGCGACCGCCGCCGCCAGAGGCGCCGCCGGCTCGGCGAAGGCCGTCAGCCGGTCGAGGGCCCGTCGCACGACCCCCGGCTCGGGCGAGCCCTCGTCCAGCTCCTCCCGAAGCCTGCGCAGCTCCGCCCGTGGCACCTCCTGGTCCGGCAGGGCGGACCTGTGCTCCTCCAGCAGGCGCTCGATCAGCAGGAGCAGGGCGTCCACCTGGGCGCGCTGCTCCGCGGCCGGCGCCTGGACGGAGATCCGGCCCGCCACGGCCCGCGCCTGCGGGCCCACGGCCTGGTTCGCGACCTGGCTCTGACCGCCGTACTGCTGCACACCGAAGTTGAGCACCCTGGACGGCTCTTCGGCGGACTGATCGGGTTGACCGGGCACGTACCCCTCCTATCGTTTGGCCGCGGTTCCGGACCGCGGCGGATCGCCGGCCCGGGCCGTGGCCGACTCGGCGGTGGCCTGGGCGCCCTGGCCCACGGCCTGGTTCCCCACGACGCTCACCCCGCCCGTCTGCAGGACACCGTGGTTGAGGATGGTCTGGCTCTGCGTACGGAAGTCCGCCGTGTCCACGCCGTGCTCGTCCAGGAAGTCCCGGACGGCCGCCAGGGCGTGCCGGTCGAGGGCGTTGAGGGCTCGCCGCGCGTCCACCAGCTGGAAGTGGTGCAGGTACTCCGGGCCCTGCGCGTCCTCGCGGACGCTCACCCGGGCGCCGCGGTCGAAGGCGGGATCCTCCACGGCCGCCCGCTGTTCGCGGCGCCGGCGCCGCGGCGTGCGGTACTCGGCGAGCGCGTCGGCCAGGAACGACCGGGCCGCACCCCGCAACGCGGCGCCGGTCCGCCCCAGGGCCTTGAGCACCAGGGCCGCGCGGCTCCCGGCGGCGCCGGCCGGCCGCAGCAGGTCCACCACGTGCAGGTCGCGCCATACGGGCCCGAGGACGTACCGGTCGCACCGCAGGTGCAGGGTCCTGCCCACCACGGCCACGTGCAGGAAGTGGCTGGACACCACCTCGCCGCCCCACAGCGGCACATGAGCGGCCACGCAGTGCCGGGCCACACCGTCCGGGTTGAGCGCGATGCGCCGCAACGCCTCGGCGGGCAGCAGTGTGACGGGAGCGCGCCGCGGGTCGGGCAGCAGACGGCCGTCCCGGGCCAGTTCCCTGCCGCTGACGAAGACCCGGTCCTCGACGACCAGCCCGTCGACGGGCGGCCAGTCGCCGGTGGCCGGGCCGACGGCCCGGTCACCCCGGCCACCGTCCCGAGCCCGGCTCCGGCCGCCGTCACCCCACCCGCCGTCCCGGTCACGGTCCCGAGCGCCGCTCCGGCCGCCGTCACCCCACCCGTCGTCCCGACCACCGTCCCATCCGTCGTCCCGACGGCCACCCCACCCGTCGTCGCGTCCGTTCTCGTCCAGCCGCCGACCCGAACCGGCCGCCGAATCCGTCCCCTCCGCGACCTCGCGCAGTCGCCGGCGCAGCCGCGTCACGACGTCCCAGGCGTCGAAGCGGCTGACGGCGGCCGAGGACTCCCGGCCCCCTCCACCCTCACGGGACGGCTCGGGCGGCAGCAACGGCACCGACAGCGTCCACTCCGACTCCTTCTCGCCGTACCCGACGAACGGCGAGAAACCGCTGTAGCAGGTGACGTTGCCGCGCTGGGCGGCGGCCACGGCCGCGATCCTGGCAGCCGCCCACGGCTCCACCGGCGCGGGCCGCGGCGACATGTCCGGGTCGAACACGTCGCGCCGCAGCGCACCGCGCAGCCGCTCCTCCATGTCCCGGTCCTCGTCGGCGACGATCCGCAGGGCCAGCGCACCGCCGGCGATCACGGCGAGGAGCGGCGGAAGGCCCAGCAGGTAGCCGCCGACCAGCCAGCGAAGAAGGCCGGGGAGCGGCAGGGCGGACAGCGCCATGCCCGCAAGTACGCCGGCGAGGAGGAGGGCGCCGGCCGTGCCGGCCACCCGCCACGCCGCCCGCGACACGGGCGGCACCTCACGACCGCGCACGGCACGGGGCCGCCCCCGGGCCGCGGCCCCCAGCGTCCGTAACGCGAGCCCCGCGAACAGCAGCCACAGCGGGCCGAACGCCGCGATGAGGCAGGTGACCGCGGCGAGCTTCCGGTTCCGCTCCCGGTGGAGCCGGTGCGCCGTGAGACTGTGCCGGGCGACGGGCACGAGGTCGACGCCCGGAGAGACGGCGATCGCGCCGAGCCCGTCGCCCAGCACGTCGTCGACGACGCGGCGGGCGAAGGAGGGACGCAGGTACGCGGCCGCGCACAGGTAGCGGGTGACGTCGCCCGGCGTGGTGCCGGTCGCGACGGGGGCGGGCGCTTCCGGGAAGGAGCCGGCCATGGCAGTCCTCCGTTGACGGGTACGGGACGCCGCTCGCGCGCGGGCCTGCGGCGGCGCCGTGGCACCGCCGGCGTACACGACGGCGATGAGGAGACCGAACAGCACGCCGAACACCAGGCCGTCCACGAGGAAGGACCCGAGGAGGGCGGAGGCGTCCCGGCCGTAGGTCAGGATGACGTCGGTCCCGAAGGCAATGGCGAGGATCCATTGCAGCGCCGAGCCGAGGACAGACACCAGCACCCCGGCACCCACGGCGGCGGCCCACCGGACGCCACCGGCGGCGGTCGGCCGGGCCACCAGCCGGGGGACCAGTACCGCGACCGTGACCAGCAGCAGGACGAAGCCCAGGTTGGTCGTCCAGGTGAATTGGGGCGTGTACGGGTACGGCCCCGGCGCGGGCTGCCACGTGGGCACGAACAACGCCTGCCGCAACAGCGCGAGCGCACTGTCCCGCGGCCACCAGCCGAGCAGCGCCTCCCGCGTCCACGGACTGCCCAGGGCCACCAGGACCCCGCACAGGAGGACGACTCTCCCCCTACCACTCGCTCGTCCCACGGAACCCCCCGGAGCACTCGAGACCCGTACTCTAGAAAGCCCTCGGCAAGGTGTCAGCCGATCGGCCGACAAAGCCCGGGGAACACCCACCTCCGTACCCCGCCGCGACGGCTTTCGGCCACCCGGGGAGCCGGTCGGCTTCCGTCGCGGCCCTGGCGGGGCGGCCCATGGCGGCCGGCAGGGAGGACGCGGCGCGTGAGCCCCGTCTCACCGCAGCGGTGGCGCTTGTTTGTGCAACGAGTTGCATATGAGGATCGGGCATGGTGCTCGACCAGGTGATCAAGGTGCCGGGCGGCGCCCCCGACCACCACATCAACACCACCAGAGCACCACCTCAGCACCACCACCCTCATCCGAGCCGGAAAGGCGGACATCCATGGCCGACCCGCTGCTGTTCAACCCGCGCACCTACGACCCGGCGCACTTCGACCCGGAGACCCGTCGGCTGCTGCGGGCCACCGTCGACTGGTTCGAGGAGCGCGGCAAGCGCAAGCTGATCGAGGACTACCGCTCGCGCGCCTGGCTGGCGGACTTCCTCGCGTTCGCCGCCAAGGAAGGGCTGTTCGCGACCTTCCTCACCCCGGCCTCCGCCGCCGACGGCCGGCAGGACAAGCGGTGGGACACCGCCCGGATCGCCGCCCTCAACGAGATCCTCGGCTTCTACGGGCTCGACTACTGGTACGCCTGGCAGGTCACCATCCTCGGCCTCGGCCCCGTCTGGCAGAGCGACAACGCCGCCGCCCGCGACCGCGCGGCCGACCTCCTCGCGCAGGGCGAGGTGTTCGCCTTCGGCCTGTCCGAGAAGAGCCACGGCGCCGACATCTACTCCACCGACATGCTGCTGGAGCCCGACGGCCAGGGCGGCTTCAGGGCCACCGGCTCCAAGTACTACATCGGCAACGGCAACGCCGCCGGGCTCGTCTCCGTGTTCGGCCGCCGCACCGACGTCGAGGGCCCGGACGGCTACGTCTTCTTCGCCGCCGACAGCCGCCACGCCGCGTACCACCTGGTCAAGAACGTCGTGGACTCGTCCAAGTTCGTCAGCGAGTTCCGCCTGGAGGACTACCCCGTAGCCCCCGAGGACGTCCTGCACACGGGCCGCGCCGCCTTCGACGCCGCGCTCAACACCGTCAACGTCGGCAAGTTCAACCTCTGCACCGCCTCCATCGGCATCTGCGAGCACGCGATGTACGAGGCCGTCACCCACGCCCACAACCGCATCCTCTACGGCCGCCCCGTCACCGCCTTCCCGCACGTGCGCCGTGAGCTGACCGACGCGTACGTCCGCCTCGTCGGCATGAAGCTGTTCAGCGACCGCGCCGTCGACTACTTCCGCTCCGCGGGCCCCGACGACCGCCGCTACCTCCTCTTCAACCCGATGACGAAGATGAAGGTGACCACGGAGGGCGAGAAGGTCATCGACCTGATGTGGGACGTCATCGCCGCCAAGGGCTTCGAGAAGGACAACTACTTCGCCCAGGCCGCCGTCGAGATCCGGAGCCTGCCCAAACTGGAGGGCACGGTCCACGTCAATCTCGCCCTGATCCTCAAGTTCATGAGGAACCATCTCCTGAACCCGGCCGCGTACGAGCCCGTCCCGACCCGGCTCGACGCCGCCGACGACACGTTCCTCTTCCGCCAGGGCCCCGCCCGCGGCCTCGGCTCCGTCCGGTTCCACGACTGGCGCGGCGCCTTCGACGCGTACGCCCAGCTGCCCAACGTCGGCCGCTTCCGCGAGCAGGCCGACGCGCTGTGCGCGTTCGCCACCACCGCCGCCCCCGACGAGGAGCAGAGCCGCGACCTCGACCTCCTCCTCGCCGTCGGACAGCTCTTCGCGCTCGTCGTGCACGGCCAGCTGATCCTGGAGCAGGCGCGCCTGACCGGCCTCGACGAGGACGTGCTGGACGAGCTCTTCGCCGTCCTCGTACGCGACTTCTCCGCGCACGCCGTCGAACTGCACGGCAAGGACTCCGCCACCGAGCAGCAGCAGAGCTGGGCGCTGGGCGCCGTACGGCGTCCGGTCGTCGACGAGGCCCGCTCGGCCCGCGTCTGGGAGCGCGTCGAGGCGCTCTCCGGGGCGTACGAGATGGCGCCGTAGGCCATGCGTCAGGGCCGCCGGCCCCGGCCACTCCCGTCGAGGCCGGGGGCGGCGGCTACCGAAGCTCCCGCCCGAGCGTGCGCAGTTCGCGGATCAGGGCACGGACAGCGGCGGCGGACGCGAGTTCCGGGGTGGTGACGTAGCCGACGTCGCGCGTGGGGCGCAGGGGGCCGAGGTCCTCGATCTCGACGGCGGGCGGCGCCCCGGTCAGCGCGAGCTGCGGCATGATCGCCATGCCGAGTCCACCGGCCACCATCGACAGCACGGCCCCGTCGTCGTCCGCCTCGACGCTCGCGCGGGGGATCCAGTCCTGGGCGGCCCACCAGTCACGGGTGTACGAGGTGCAGTTCTCCGCCCAGTCGACCAGGGGCAGCGACCGAGGGTCCGGGTGGCCCGCCGGGTGCACCAGCGCGTACGGCTCGGTCAGCAGGCGGCCGCCGACCAGCCCCGGCGGCACGGGCGACGTCGTGCCGATCGTGGCGATGCCCACGTCGGCGCGGCCCGCCGCCACCTCCCCGGCGGTGCCCGGGCCCACCTCCCGCACGATCCGCACCTCGGGCACGAGGTCCGGGTGGCGTGCGGTCAGCCGCTTGAGCACCGCCGGCAGCAGATGCAGCGCCGCGCTGCGGAACGCGGCGATCCGCAGCCGCCCGGCGACGGTGCCGTCCTCCGCCGTGCGGGCCTCGGCGACCATCACGTCCAGCAGGCGCAGCACCCGCCGGGCGTGCGCGGCGACGCGTGTTCCGGCGGCGGTGGGGCGGGCGCCGTGGCGGCCACGGTCGAAGAGCACCACGCCGATCGCGCGCTCGCTGCCCCGCACGGAGTGCGACACGGCCGACTGCGTCATGCCGAGCACCGCCGCCGCGGCGGAGAAGCTGCCCTCGCG is a window encoding:
- the lysA gene encoding diaminopimelate decarboxylase; translated protein: MTLSTGAVPAASGAPADDLSLWPASTAHVSPGRLAVGGVPLDEVAEQYGTPVYVLDEQEVRDRCRAYLRDFPGAEVLYAAKAFLCRAMVHWVAEEGLGLDVCSAGELDLAVVTGFPPERIVLHGNAKSPDELRTALRLGVGRIVIDSSSEIARLAAIVPAGTRQKVLVRIAPGIAAGGHTKIRTGTADQKFGLSVTDGSAQHAVARILHQPGLELVGLHCHLGSQITAVRPYLAAVRRLVGLMARIREQHGTTLTQLDLGGGHGIAYRPGDDALDVPALARAIRAELADSCAAAGIPVPRLTVEPGRAVVGPAGIALYRVLAVKRTEGTTFVAVDGGMSDNPRPALYGVRYAPRLIGRPSTAATATVTVVGRHCEAGDILASDVELPGDVHPGDLLAVPVAGAYHLSMASGYNLVGRPPVVAVTQARPRLLVRRESPDDVRRRDIGL
- a CDS encoding chitinase, whose translation is MPRHGRTLLGTGLALAGLLHLAGGASAASTAAAQESPAAATCALKPRPTGKVLQGYWENWDGAANGVHPPFGWTPITDPRIRQHGYNVVTAAFPVIRSDGTALWEDGMDTTVKVPTPAEMCEAKAAGLTVLLSIGGATAGIDLNSRAVADRFIATIVPILQEHHFDGIDIDIETGLVGSGNINRLSPSQANLVHIIDGILERMPPGFGLTMAPETAYVTGGSVTYGSIWGAYLPIVKKYADNGRLWWLNMQYYNGSMYGCSGDSYAAGTVAGFTAQTDCLDRGLVVQGTTVRVPYDKQVPGLPAQPGAGGGHMQPGTVAQAWNTYGGRLKGLMTWSINWDGSRNWTFGDNVKALQGR
- a CDS encoding DUF5955 family protein, giving the protein MPGQPDQSAEEPSRVLNFGVQQYGGQSQVANQAVGPQARAVAGRISVQAPAAEQRAQVDALLLLIERLLEEHRSALPDQEVPRAELRRLREELDEGSPEPGVVRRALDRLTAFAEPAAPLAAAVAELTQLLQSF
- a CDS encoding acyl-CoA dehydrogenase family protein; this translates as MADPLLFNPRTYDPAHFDPETRRLLRATVDWFEERGKRKLIEDYRSRAWLADFLAFAAKEGLFATFLTPASAADGRQDKRWDTARIAALNEILGFYGLDYWYAWQVTILGLGPVWQSDNAAARDRAADLLAQGEVFAFGLSEKSHGADIYSTDMLLEPDGQGGFRATGSKYYIGNGNAAGLVSVFGRRTDVEGPDGYVFFAADSRHAAYHLVKNVVDSSKFVSEFRLEDYPVAPEDVLHTGRAAFDAALNTVNVGKFNLCTASIGICEHAMYEAVTHAHNRILYGRPVTAFPHVRRELTDAYVRLVGMKLFSDRAVDYFRSAGPDDRRYLLFNPMTKMKVTTEGEKVIDLMWDVIAAKGFEKDNYFAQAAVEIRSLPKLEGTVHVNLALILKFMRNHLLNPAAYEPVPTRLDAADDTFLFRQGPARGLGSVRFHDWRGAFDAYAQLPNVGRFREQADALCAFATTAAPDEEQSRDLDLLLAVGQLFALVVHGQLILEQARLTGLDEDVLDELFAVLVRDFSAHAVELHGKDSATEQQQSWALGAVRRPVVDEARSARVWERVEALSGAYEMAP
- a CDS encoding LysR family transcriptional regulator, translating into MVVAVEREGSFSAAAAVLGMTQSAVSHSVRGSERAIGVVLFDRGRHGARPTAAGTRVAAHARRVLRLLDVMVAEARTAEDGTVAGRLRIAAFRSAALHLLPAVLKRLTARHPDLVPEVRIVREVGPGTAGEVAAGRADVGIATIGTTSPVPPGLVGGRLLTEPYALVHPAGHPDPRSLPLVDWAENCTSYTRDWWAAQDWIPRASVEADDDGAVLSMVAGGLGMAIMPQLALTGAPPAVEIEDLGPLRPTRDVGYVTTPELASAAAVRALIRELRTLGRELR